CGGGGACAGGCCGACCACGGCGATGGCGTTGGGGCGGCCGTAGGCCAGGAGGTTGGTGCCCTCCACCGGGTCCACGGCCACGTCAACGGCCGCGCCTCGGCCCGTGCCGACGTGCTCGCCGTTGTAGAGCATGGGGGCCTCGTCCTTCTCGCCCTCGCCGATGACAATGCGGCCGTCGATGTCCAGGGTGTTGAAGGACAGACGCATGGCGTCCACGGCCGCGCCGTCGCCCTCATTCTTGGCGCCCTTGCCGAGCCAGCGGGCCGAGGCCAGGGCCGCGGCCTCCGTGACCCGGACCAGGTCCATGGCCAGGTTGCGTTGCGGTGCTTCCATCATTCCTCCGCTCATGACCTAAGCCTTGATGAATTCGATGAGGTTGGCGGCAGTGAAGCCGTACTTCTCCTTCAGCACGCCCGCCGGGGCCGAGGCGCCAAAGTGATCGATACCCCAGACCTTTCCGTCCAGGCCCACGTATTTGTACCAGAGGTCGGAACGGCCGGCCTCGATGGCCACGCGGCGCGAGACGGAGCGGGGCATGACGGATTCCTTGTACTCGGCGCTCTGCTCGTCGAAGAGCTCCATGCTCGGCACCGAGACCACGCGGATCTTCATCTCCGGCAGGGCCTTGGCGGCCTCCACGGCCAGGTGCACCTCGGAGCCCGAGGCCAGCAGGAGGGTTTCGGGGGCTGCGCCCTCGGGGTCGCGCACCACGTAGGCGCCCTTGGCCACGTGTGCCTCCAGGGGCTGGGGCAGGTCGAGGACCGGCAGGCCCTGACGGGTGTAGACGAGCACCGACGGGCGGGACTTCTGCTTCAGGGCCACGGCCATGCAGGCCGTGCTCTCGCGGGCGTCGGCCGGGCGCAGGACCAGGAGGTTCGGGATCAGGCGCAGGGAGCTGACGTGCTCGATAGGCTGGTGGGTCGGGCCGTCCTCGCCGACGAAGAAGGAGTCGTGGGTGAAGACGTGCAGGACGGGCAGGTGCTGCAGGGCCGACATGCGGATGGCGTTACGTTCATAATCCGAGAAGACCAGGAAGGTCGCGCCGAAGGGAACGATGCCGCCGTGCAGGGCCAGGCCGTTCAGAATGGCGCCCATGGGGAACTCGCGCACGCCGAAGCAGAGGTTGCGGCCCGTGGGGTTGGTTGTCGCGTTGAAGATGCCGGCGGCGACGCGGAATTTCTCGGTCTGGTTGGACGGGTCGAGGTCGGCCGAGCCGCCTATGAGGGTCGGCAGCTGCTCCATCATGGCGTTCAGGCTGGCGCCGAAGGCCTTACGCGTGGCCACGCCGGCGCCTGTCTCGAACTCGGGCCAGGTCAGGCTGCGCTCGCACACGGGCTGCGTGGCGTTCTTCCACTTGTCGGCGAAGGCCGGGTTGGACAGCTTGGCGGCCAGGGCCTTGTCCCAGGCGGCGCGGCCGGCGGACAGGGCGTCGAAGCGGGAGCGGAAGTGGGCGAGCACGTCGGCGGGCAGGTGGAATTCTTCGTCCGGAAGGCCGAGCTTGGCCTTGGTGGCCTTGATCTCGGCCTCGGGCAGGGGCGAGCCGTGGGTGGACTCGCTGCCTTCGAGGGTGGCGCAGCCCTTGGCCATGGTCGTGTGGCCGATGATGATGGTCGGCTTGGTCGTCTGGGCCTGTCCGGCCAGGATGGCCTGGCGGATGGCCTCGTGGTCGTGGCCGTCGATCTCGATGACCTGCCAGTGCATGCTCTCGAAGAGGGCTTTGTAATCGACGTTGTCCACGCGGCAGGTCGGGCCGGCCAACTGGATCTTGTTGCTGTCGTAGTAGGCAATGAGCTTGCCCAGGCCCCACTGGCCGAAAAGGGCGGCGCTGCCGAGGAAGATCGGTTCCTGCACGTCGCCGTCGGAGACCAGGACGTAGGTGTGGTGTCCGGCGGTCTCGGCGTCGAGGTAGGAACGCAGGAAGGTCTCGGCCACGGCCATGCCGCCGGCCATGGCGAAGCCCTGGCCCAGGGGGCCGGTGGTGGCCTCGACGCCGTCGGTCATGTCGTGCTCGGGGTGGCCCGGCGTCTTGCTGCCGAACTGGCGGAAGGCCTTCAGGTCATCGACGCTCAGGATGCCGCGCAGGGTCAGCAGGGCGTAGAGCAGGGCTGACTCGTGGCCGGCCGAGAGGACGAAACGGTCGCGGTTGAACCATTTGGCGTCCTTGGGGTCGAAATTGAGGAATTCCTTGAAGAGGACGTATGCGTAATCCGCCGAAGACATGGCCCCGCCGGGGTGGCCGGAGTTGGACGCGTGGACCGTGTCCATGATCAGGCCCTTGATGACGTTGACGGACTTGAGATCGATCTGTGAAGCGTTGGTGGTCATGGTGTTTCCCGTGATATTCTCAAAAAATGCGCGGTTAGGGTTGATGTGGGGAGTCGATGAGGTCCACGCGGCGCTGGTGGCGGCCGCCCTCGAAATCCGTGGCCAGGAAGGCGTCGGTAATGGCCTTGGCCAGGTCCACGCCGATGATGCGCTCGCCCATGCACAGGACGTTGGCGTCGTTGTGCATGCGGCTCATGCGCGCCATGTACTCGTTGGCGCACAGGGCGGCGCGGATGCCGGAGAAGCGGTTGGCGGCCATGGACACGCCGATGCCCGAGCCGCAGATGAGGATGCCCAGGGCCTGGCGGTTCAGGACCTCGCGGGCCAGACTGCCCGCGATGAGCGGGTAGTCGCAGCTGTCGAGGGAATGGGTGCCGACGTCCACGGCCTGGCAGCGGTCCTTCAAGTGTTCCATGAGGATGTTCTTGAGGCCGAAGCCGGCGTGGTCGGAACCGAAGACGATGGTGCGCATGCTACTTGCCCTCTCCGCTGCGGCCCCTGATGTATTCCGTCCGGGTCGCTTCCAGGTCCTTTTCCAGGTGCGCCAGTTCCTCGCGCAGGAAGGCGACCTGCTTCAGGGTCAGGTCGTTGTCGCTGGTCTTGGGGTCGAAGGCTTCGCCCTTGGCCTGGCTTTCGGCGAAGCTCTTGCCCAGGTTCTGATATTCCTCGGCCAGGCGCTTCTCCATCTGCCGGATTTCCCAACGCCTGAAGCCCCTGATGAAGACCCATTTGGTCTCGCTGAAGAGGAGCCTGAATCCGGTGGTGACGGGTTTGACGATATCTGCGAGCATGCACTCCCTCCGATGTTTGATCAGTTGTACTGGGGTTTGGTCGTGATGCGCATCCACTGCACATCCTGGGGCAGGGTCAGGTCCAGGTCCGTGGAGCGCCAGTCACCGCCGGGCTCCAGGGATTTGACCCGGAGCACGGCCTTGCCGTCCCTGGGGGAAGAAAAGGTGTACCTGTCGTAGAGCTGGCGGTCGGGGAAGGCCGGCGAGGAGTAGGGCTTTTCGCAGGTCAGGGTCCAGCCTCCGCGGCCCGTGAGTTCGAGGGTCTGCAGGTCCTCGGAGGCGATCATGCGGACCACCGCCCCTTGGGCGAAGGTGAAGCTGATGCGGCCGTCCCGGGTGCCCTGCACGCCGGAGTATTCGCCGCCGAGAACCGGAGCCAGATCGCCGGTCAGGAGGCTGCCGATCTGCTTGGCGTTGAAGGGCACGGGGATCTCGAAGAGCCTGAGGCCGGCCTGGGCGCTTGGGTGGTGGTAGGCCTTGTTCTCCGAGGGGATGTAGGCCAGCCAGAGTTCCGGGGTCTCGCGGATCATGGCCACGGAGGCGCCGGTGCCCGAGGCGAGGTCGAGCCGCACGAGGCTGGCGGCGTAGCCCCAGAGCTGGCCGACCAGCCTGCCGTTGCGCTGCGGGGTCTCGATCTGCAGGGAGAAGCGGGCCGTGACGCGGTCGGTCTCCGAGGTGAGGGGGCGCAGGACGGACCAGACGCGGGATACGGCCTCGGGGTCGCGGACCGGGATCTGCGGAGCGCAGCCGATCATGAAGGAAAGGAACAGGGCGGCCAGAAGGGGTGTCAGCGTTTTCGGCATTTTTGTATGTGTCATCGTGTCCGGCCGGTT
The Desulfomicrobium escambiense DSM 10707 genome window above contains:
- the rpiB gene encoding ribose 5-phosphate isomerase B, whose protein sequence is MRTIVFGSDHAGFGLKNILMEHLKDRCQAVDVGTHSLDSCDYPLIAGSLAREVLNRQALGILICGSGIGVSMAANRFSGIRAALCANEYMARMSRMHNDANVLCMGERIIGVDLAKAITDAFLATDFEGGRHQRRVDLIDSPHQP
- the tkt gene encoding transketolase — translated: MTTNASQIDLKSVNVIKGLIMDTVHASNSGHPGGAMSSADYAYVLFKEFLNFDPKDAKWFNRDRFVLSAGHESALLYALLTLRGILSVDDLKAFRQFGSKTPGHPEHDMTDGVEATTGPLGQGFAMAGGMAVAETFLRSYLDAETAGHHTYVLVSDGDVQEPIFLGSAALFGQWGLGKLIAYYDSNKIQLAGPTCRVDNVDYKALFESMHWQVIEIDGHDHEAIRQAILAGQAQTTKPTIIIGHTTMAKGCATLEGSESTHGSPLPEAEIKATKAKLGLPDEEFHLPADVLAHFRSRFDALSAGRAAWDKALAAKLSNPAFADKWKNATQPVCERSLTWPEFETGAGVATRKAFGASLNAMMEQLPTLIGGSADLDPSNQTEKFRVAAGIFNATTNPTGRNLCFGVREFPMGAILNGLALHGGIVPFGATFLVFSDYERNAIRMSALQHLPVLHVFTHDSFFVGEDGPTHQPIEHVSSLRLIPNLLVLRPADARESTACMAVALKQKSRPSVLVYTRQGLPVLDLPQPLEAHVAKGAYVVRDPEGAAPETLLLASGSEVHLAVEAAKALPEMKIRVVSVPSMELFDEQSAEYKESVMPRSVSRRVAIEAGRSDLWYKYVGLDGKVWGIDHFGASAPAGVLKEKYGFTAANLIEFIKA